The Celeribacter marinus genome window below encodes:
- a CDS encoding DUF934 domain-containing protein, whose product MPADTDPETLSQYGNTEGIRVAFTSFSDGRGFTLARMLRLAGYTGRLRAEGHVIADQYAMARRAGFDEVEISPDLAARQPAQQWVFRADWTANDYQSRLRKRA is encoded by the coding sequence ATGCCCGCCGACACCGACCCCGAAACGCTCAGCCAATACGGCAACACCGAGGGCATTCGCGTTGCCTTTACGTCCTTTTCTGACGGGCGCGGGTTCACATTGGCGCGCATGTTGCGCCTTGCGGGCTACACGGGACGGTTGCGCGCTGAGGGGCATGTGATCGCCGATCAATACGCCATGGCGCGCCGCGCAGGGTTTGACGAGGTCGAAATCTCTCCCGATCTGGCCGCCCGCCAACCCGCACAGCAATGGGTGTTTCGCGCGGATTGGACCGCCAACGATTACCAGAGCCGCTTGCGCAAACGCGCATAA
- a CDS encoding FAD binding domain-containing protein: MYNFDLIRPASLKDAIAALQEEDAQALGGGQTLIPTLKARLAMPSTLVCLSGLSEIVGICEGDDGRVCIGGATTHAQIARDETQVPALAALAGQIGDAAVRTRGTIGGSVANNDPSACYPAAVLACGAEVVTPTRGIAADDFFQGLFETALTDGEIITEVRFPVPTRAAYAKFEQPASRFALVGVFVADFDGEVRVAVTGASGNGVFRWSEAEAALSRAFSPNALDGLQVDPDGMLSDPHGAADYRAHLIGVMTRRAVEMARA; encoded by the coding sequence ATGTATAACTTTGATTTGATCCGGCCCGCCTCGTTGAAGGATGCGATTGCAGCACTCCAGGAAGAAGACGCACAGGCGTTAGGCGGGGGGCAAACGTTGATCCCGACCCTCAAAGCGCGACTGGCGATGCCATCTACGTTGGTCTGTTTGTCCGGCCTGTCCGAAATAGTGGGCATTTGCGAGGGCGATGACGGGCGGGTGTGTATTGGCGGCGCAACCACACATGCGCAGATCGCGCGAGACGAAACACAGGTTCCGGCATTGGCTGCCTTAGCTGGCCAGATCGGGGATGCGGCTGTTCGCACGCGCGGCACCATCGGGGGTTCGGTCGCCAACAATGATCCGTCCGCATGCTATCCTGCGGCTGTTTTGGCCTGTGGGGCCGAAGTCGTTACGCCCACACGGGGCATTGCCGCCGATGATTTCTTTCAAGGGCTGTTCGAGACGGCGTTGACGGACGGCGAGATTATCACCGAGGTGCGGTTCCCTGTGCCGACCCGCGCGGCCTATGCCAAGTTTGAACAACCGGCCTCGCGTTTTGCGCTTGTCGGGGTGTTTGTGGCCGATTTTGATGGAGAGGTCCGTGTGGCGGTTACGGGGGCGAGTGGCAACGGCGTGTTCCGGTGGTCCGAGGCCGAAGCGGCCTTGTCTCGCGCGTTTTCGCCCAACGCGCTTGATGGTTTACAGGTTGATCCTGATGGCATGTTGTCGGACCCGCATGGCGCCGCAGATTACCGCGCGCATTTGATCGGTGTGATGACACGGCGCGCGGTCGAGATGGCGCGCGCATAA
- a CDS encoding ferredoxin--NADP reductase, whose product MTEQSQVTEVKTKPVPTLPDAAKVLEVTHWDDRLFSFKVERPQTLRFRSGEFVMIGLMGDVNPTTGKQKPLLRAYSIASPSWEEHLEFYSIKVQDGPLTSRLQHIGVGDEIILRPKPVGTLVVDALLPGKRLWMFATGTGIAPFASLMREPEVFEKFDEVILMHTCRQVSELEYGRQLVEFIKSDEMLSEIEQGKLRYYPTTTREEFHHMGRVTDNLSSGKVFEDLGIAPINPETDRGMVCGNLAFNKDIMVILDGFGLREGANSEPKEYVVEKAFVD is encoded by the coding sequence ATGACCGAGCAGAGCCAAGTGACCGAAGTAAAAACAAAACCCGTCCCCACCCTGCCTGACGCCGCCAAAGTTTTGGAGGTCACGCATTGGGATGATCGCCTGTTCTCGTTCAAGGTGGAGCGCCCACAGACGTTGCGCTTTCGCTCGGGCGAGTTTGTGATGATCGGCCTGATGGGTGATGTGAACCCGACGACCGGCAAGCAAAAGCCACTGCTGCGCGCCTACTCCATCGCCTCTCCGTCATGGGAGGAGCACCTCGAATTCTATTCGATCAAGGTACAGGACGGCCCGCTCACCTCGCGTTTGCAGCATATCGGAGTGGGCGATGAGATCATCTTGCGCCCCAAACCTGTCGGCACGTTGGTTGTGGATGCGCTTTTGCCCGGAAAACGGTTGTGGATGTTTGCCACTGGCACGGGCATCGCGCCCTTTGCCTCTCTGATGCGCGAACCGGAAGTGTTTGAAAAGTTTGATGAAGTAATCTTGATGCACACCTGTCGTCAGGTCTCTGAACTGGAATACGGGCGTCAGTTGGTGGAGTTCATCAAATCCGACGAAATGCTGTCCGAGATCGAACAGGGCAAGCTGCGCTATTACCCGACCACCACGCGCGAAGAGTTCCACCACATGGGCCGCGTGACGGATAACCTGTCGTCGGGCAAGGTCTTCGAGGATCTCGGAATTGCACCGATCAACCCCGAAACCGACCGTGGCATGGTGTGCGGCAACCTCGCGTTCAACAAAGACATTATGGTCATTCTCGACGGCTTTGGCCTACGCGAGGGCGCCAATTCCGAGCCTAAGGAATATGTGGTTGAAAAAGCCTTTGTCGATTAA
- a CDS encoding FliM/FliN family flagellar motor switch protein, with translation MSDEDVITALRRKTGAGRPPPEVQPMSATKALRVGFAKAAEEAMELVFQVQQVEERRQSVSVLTQSLPENALLALLEGPADQFGLMVFDHVTTASVVEQMTTGAVLPMAPEERQPSTTDAVMCSDLIDRMIEEFEEQIAQAPNPPKVDGFRYAARLQEKRSIALAFDDVPYRCFYITVTVGRVARESTIVLIFPYDAPPPKRVKGEESAWGKEFKDVVMGTHVTLDTVLHEITLSLSEVASWDVGTLIPIPREALSRVEIRAQDGRKVSRGRIGQIGGARAVRIDLTPEDTSDGVLDGRALDLGGAGLGSMEGLAGMALGGGSDLPPLGDLGGMADLGSGGDLDFPDLPDLPDLDGFPAMEDLPPLESGDDFDGLGDLPPLGDFADLGDLPDI, from the coding sequence ATGTCAGACGAGGATGTCATTACAGCTCTTAGGCGGAAAACCGGTGCGGGACGCCCCCCACCGGAAGTTCAACCTATGTCTGCGACAAAGGCATTGCGCGTAGGATTTGCCAAAGCCGCCGAAGAGGCGATGGAGTTGGTGTTTCAGGTTCAACAGGTCGAGGAACGGCGCCAATCGGTGTCGGTCCTCACGCAAAGCCTGCCCGAGAATGCGCTTTTGGCCCTTTTGGAGGGGCCAGCCGATCAGTTCGGGTTGATGGTGTTTGATCATGTGACCACGGCCTCTGTTGTCGAGCAAATGACAACCGGAGCGGTTTTGCCCATGGCTCCCGAGGAGCGGCAGCCCTCAACCACGGATGCGGTGATGTGCTCGGACTTGATCGACCGGATGATTGAGGAATTCGAGGAACAGATCGCGCAGGCTCCCAATCCGCCAAAGGTGGACGGATTTCGTTATGCCGCGCGCCTCCAAGAGAAACGATCCATCGCCCTTGCCTTTGACGATGTGCCGTACCGGTGTTTCTACATCACCGTGACCGTTGGCCGTGTGGCGCGCGAAAGCACCATTGTGTTGATCTTTCCCTATGATGCGCCACCGCCCAAACGGGTCAAAGGCGAGGAAAGCGCGTGGGGCAAAGAGTTCAAAGATGTGGTGATGGGCACCCATGTCACTCTTGATACCGTGCTGCATGAAATAACGCTTTCGCTCAGCGAGGTGGCGTCATGGGACGTAGGCACATTGATCCCGATTCCGCGCGAGGCGCTATCACGCGTTGAAATCCGTGCCCAAGATGGCCGCAAGGTGAGCCGTGGCCGTATTGGCCAAATTGGGGGCGCACGCGCGGTGCGCATTGATTTGACGCCCGAGGACACGTCTGACGGCGTTCTTGACGGGCGGGCCCTTGATCTTGGTGGTGCGGGCCTTGGCTCTATGGAGGGGCTTGCAGGAATGGCCTTAGGTGGCGGATCAGATTTGCCGCCACTGGGTGATTTGGGCGGCATGGCTGATTTGGGCAGCGGGGGCGATTTGGACTTTCCTGACCTGCCTGACCTGCCTGATTTAGACGGGTTCCCCGCGATGGAAGATCTGCCGCCGCTCGAGAGTGGGGATGACTTTGACGGGTTAGGCGATTTGCCGCCGCTGGGTGATTTCGCCGATTTGGGTGATTTGCCAGATATTTAA
- a CDS encoding TraR/DksA family transcriptional regulator → MKSLDQRREQLLMRRTELDARLHEIDDELETHQSKDWAELATEREGDEVLEGMGRAGQTELVLIAAALARIDAGEYGFCGKCGEAIGEERLDLLPYTPFCRSCAS, encoded by the coding sequence ATGAAAAGCCTAGATCAAAGACGCGAGCAACTGCTCATGCGGCGCACCGAACTTGACGCGCGTCTGCACGAGATTGATGACGAGTTGGAGACCCACCAATCCAAAGATTGGGCAGAGTTGGCCACCGAACGGGAGGGCGACGAAGTGCTCGAGGGCATGGGGCGCGCCGGACAGACCGAGCTTGTGCTGATTGCTGCCGCTCTCGCGCGCATTGATGCGGGGGAATACGGATTTTGTGGCAAGTGCGGCGAGGCCATTGGCGAAGAGCGCCTTGATCTGTTGCCCTACACCCCCTTTTGCCGCAGCTGCGCCTCCTGA
- a CDS encoding (2Fe-2S)-binding protein, producing MVMLTLKINGHDRTQEVEGRTLLVDFLRGGGLTGTHVGCETSQCGACTVHMNGAPVKACSVFALEAEGADVTTIEGMAQQGEAGDDLSVIQAAFKEHHGLQCGFCTPGMIMSAAALLKDVAQPTEAQIRSHLEGNICRCTGYHNIVKAIMAASGQDVSSVAAQ from the coding sequence ATGGTGATGCTCACGCTAAAGATTAACGGACACGACAGAACACAAGAGGTCGAGGGGCGCACGCTTTTGGTCGACTTTTTACGCGGTGGCGGCTTAACAGGCACGCATGTCGGATGTGAAACGAGCCAGTGCGGGGCGTGCACCGTGCATATGAACGGCGCCCCTGTGAAAGCCTGTTCGGTCTTTGCGCTTGAGGCCGAGGGCGCGGATGTCACAACGATTGAGGGCATGGCGCAGCAGGGTGAGGCGGGCGACGATCTGTCCGTGATCCAAGCCGCGTTCAAGGAACACCACGGGTTGCAATGCGGGTTTTGCACGCCGGGCATGATTATGTCGGCTGCGGCGCTTCTCAAAGACGTGGCACAGCCGACCGAGGCGCAGATTCGCAGCCATCTTGAGGGCAATATCTGCCGCTGTACCGGCTATCATAACATCGTCAAGGCGATCATGGCCGCAAGTGGCCAAGATGTGTCCAGCGTCGCGGCACAGTAG
- a CDS encoding enoyl-CoA hydratase-related protein, translated as MTTNAQAASAVLRVDGSIATIVLSQPPANALGDTMRAEIFAHIEAAEADPSVTAIVLAARGRAFSKGISDADLDRPQSFPDINVLCDRVETCAKPVVAALSGAVVSEGAALALAAHCRVMDDSARIAVPDVTFALVPSGGLTQRLPRLVGVEAGLAILLSGRVIGPQAALKMGLVDKIEMNRVRVAAMKLASEKAQTGDAPRQTRAIDTIFDHGAAGRAAIAAARAQTSGRTFAGKRIIDCVEAAMLLPFEGGVWREETERADTLAAPQSAALRHAHMSERRAVRPRGFVTDDARDVKALGLSGASTLALGLCLIALDHGVSVRFLAPTAEVAKAMLATVNKAYEAAEAKGQMTADQKHDRLEAFFVSADPACFDDCDAVIEATTGSLDARVAALVAVEAALAPDMPLATVSDRALAQMAGRLTHPQRFCAAHVFAPAQVIRLVELGRAPLSASASLATFHALFTRLGKRVVTVEAEDGFVANRLEAAGLQAVDICLLLGARPAQIDAALRRFGFSIGPCAMMDRIGLRHFGGTVAQALDAAGLAERSGRGFFDADGSDAQAVEVLEMLREAGDIEAATVTEAEIVKRVVLAQANAGAQALERGVVARPLEIDVIMMLGKGFPRHQGGPMQWAGQMTALQAETALKQYAQFAPQIWTPASLWHDLVKTGETFETLNKSG; from the coding sequence ATGACGACAAATGCACAGGCGGCAAGCGCGGTATTGCGTGTAGACGGCTCGATTGCCACAATTGTGTTGTCGCAGCCGCCCGCGAATGCGTTGGGCGATACCATGCGCGCCGAGATATTCGCCCACATCGAAGCCGCCGAAGCGGACCCGTCCGTGACGGCGATCGTGTTGGCCGCGCGCGGGCGCGCCTTTTCCAAGGGTATCAGTGACGCAGATCTTGATCGGCCGCAATCTTTCCCTGATATCAATGTCTTGTGTGACCGTGTTGAGACCTGTGCAAAGCCCGTGGTGGCGGCGCTTTCGGGGGCTGTTGTGTCCGAAGGGGCCGCGTTGGCCTTGGCCGCGCATTGCCGCGTTATGGACGATTCTGCGCGCATTGCCGTGCCCGATGTGACCTTTGCCCTCGTGCCCTCTGGAGGCCTCACACAGCGTTTGCCGCGTTTGGTCGGGGTCGAGGCGGGTTTGGCCATTTTGCTGTCTGGGCGCGTGATTGGCCCGCAAGCGGCGCTCAAAATGGGGCTTGTCGATAAAATCGAGATGAATCGAGTGCGCGTGGCGGCGATGAAACTCGCGTCTGAAAAGGCACAGACGGGGGATGCGCCGCGCCAGACCCGCGCCATAGATACCATTTTTGACCATGGGGCCGCGGGCCGTGCGGCGATTGCGGCGGCGCGCGCACAGACCAGCGGGCGCACATTCGCAGGCAAACGGATTATTGATTGTGTCGAGGCGGCAATGTTGTTGCCGTTCGAGGGGGGCGTGTGGCGCGAAGAGACCGAGCGCGCCGATACCTTGGCCGCCCCGCAAAGTGCCGCCTTGCGTCATGCACATATGAGCGAACGCCGTGCCGTGCGCCCGCGCGGGTTCGTGACCGATGATGCGCGCGATGTCAAAGCGCTTGGCCTGTCGGGGGCATCTACCCTTGCGCTTGGTCTGTGCCTGATTGCGCTTGATCATGGGGTGTCTGTCCGCTTTTTGGCGCCAACGGCCGAGGTTGCCAAAGCCATGCTTGCAACGGTGAACAAGGCCTACGAGGCCGCCGAGGCCAAGGGACAGATGACAGCCGATCAAAAGCATGACCGGCTTGAGGCGTTTTTTGTCAGCGCGGATCCTGCCTGTTTCGACGATTGCGATGCGGTGATTGAGGCCACAACGGGGTCGTTGGATGCGCGTGTGGCGGCGTTGGTCGCGGTCGAGGCCGCCCTTGCGCCGGATATGCCATTGGCCACAGTATCAGATCGCGCACTGGCGCAAATGGCGGGACGATTGACGCATCCGCAGCGGTTTTGCGCCGCGCATGTCTTTGCCCCTGCACAGGTGATCCGTTTGGTGGAACTGGGCCGCGCCCCGCTCTCAGCATCTGCGAGCCTTGCGACATTTCACGCGCTGTTCACGCGTTTGGGTAAACGGGTTGTGACGGTTGAGGCCGAGGACGGGTTTGTGGCCAACAGGCTCGAAGCGGCGGGGCTTCAGGCCGTTGATATCTGTTTGCTGCTTGGGGCACGCCCTGCGCAAATTGATGCGGCATTGCGCCGTTTCGGGTTTTCTATCGGGCCATGTGCCATGATGGACCGCATTGGTCTGCGCCACTTTGGCGGCACTGTTGCACAGGCGTTGGATGCGGCGGGCCTTGCGGAGCGCTCAGGGCGCGGGTTCTTTGACGCGGATGGATCGGATGCGCAGGCCGTTGAGGTGCTTGAGATGCTGCGCGAGGCGGGCGATATCGAGGCTGCGACAGTCACAGAGGCCGAGATCGTCAAACGTGTTGTGTTGGCCCAAGCGAATGCAGGCGCGCAGGCGTTGGAGCGCGGTGTTGTGGCGCGGCCGCTGGAGATCGACGTTATCATGATGCTTGGCAAAGGGTTCCCGCGTCATCAGGGCGGGCCTATGCAATGGGCGGGTCAAATGACAGCGCTACAGGCCGAGACTGCGCTCAAGCAGTATGCGCAATTCGCGCCACAGATTTGGACCCCTGCGTCACTTTGGCATGATTTGGTCAAAACTGGCGAGACGTTCGAAACGCTCAATAAATCTGGCTAA
- a CDS encoding XdhC family protein produces MTHDATETFDPNAICETALAWHRAGTGAVLATVIETWGSAPRPVGSQLAISSAGDMVGSVSGGCVEGAVITEALDLIAAPAMKILEFGVADEDAFAVGLACGGTIRVLLEPVGAIMPEDVLAQIVASRAARDPVAYVVNLSTGARHIAGTDAFAQRFATDRSGVEPDGETFVAVHNPPVRLAVIGAVHIAQALLPMARIAGFDVHLIDPRGAFASGLRFPGEEISDEWPDAALDAYGLDARTAVVTLSHDPKLDDPAVIRALTSEAFYVGALGSTRTHAKRVARLHEAGLSSDDIARLHAPVGLKIKAQSPAEIAVSILAQIIAVMRGA; encoded by the coding sequence GTGACACATGATGCGACCGAGACGTTTGATCCGAATGCAATTTGCGAAACTGCGTTGGCGTGGCACCGTGCGGGGACGGGGGCCGTCCTTGCCACCGTGATCGAGACGTGGGGCAGCGCGCCGCGCCCCGTGGGGAGTCAATTGGCAATCTCGAGTGCGGGCGACATGGTGGGCTCGGTGTCTGGCGGCTGTGTCGAGGGCGCGGTGATCACCGAGGCCCTTGACCTGATCGCGGCACCCGCGATGAAGATTTTGGAATTTGGCGTGGCCGACGAGGATGCGTTTGCGGTCGGTCTGGCATGTGGCGGCACCATCCGTGTGCTGTTGGAGCCTGTCGGTGCGATTATGCCCGAGGATGTATTGGCGCAGATTGTGGCGTCTCGCGCGGCGCGTGATCCGGTCGCCTATGTGGTGAACCTGTCGACCGGAGCGCGCCATATTGCGGGCACGGACGCCTTTGCCCAACGCTTTGCGACCGATCGTTCTGGCGTTGAGCCGGACGGCGAGACATTTGTGGCGGTGCACAACCCGCCCGTGCGTCTGGCAGTCATTGGTGCGGTGCATATTGCCCAAGCCTTGCTCCCGATGGCGAGAATAGCAGGGTTTGACGTGCATTTGATCGATCCGCGCGGCGCGTTTGCCTCTGGATTGCGGTTTCCCGGCGAAGAGATCAGCGATGAGTGGCCCGATGCGGCGCTTGACGCCTATGGATTGGACGCGCGCACGGCGGTGGTGACGCTGAGCCATGATCCCAAACTGGACGACCCTGCGGTGATACGTGCGCTGACGTCAGAGGCGTTTTATGTAGGCGCGCTCGGATCGACGCGCACCCACGCAAAACGTGTGGCGCGATTGCATGAGGCGGGGCTGAGTTCGGATGACATTGCGCGGCTGCACGCGCCGGTTGGGTTAAAGATCAAGGCACAATCGCCCGCCGAAATCGCCGTGTCGATCCTTGCGCAGATCATTGCGGTGATGCGCGGCGCATAA